GCTAAGAGTTATATTGGACAGTTGCTAATACTGGTGTCACTGGATGCAAAGAGAATAAAGGAGCAATGAGTTTTGATTTGTTGGATATTATACCTCGGGATGTCAAATTCATATGTATGCGTTCAATCCAGtcttttgttttatatatatatttttcccctttttgacAAACTTATGCAAACAACGTCATTTATTTGGACACTGGCAgttcaagagattagacaatcTGTTCTAGCAATGTTAGAACTGATGAGGTTGAAGGTTTTTCATATGAATAttagtttattttcttttttaaaagtaGTGATTGTGTTGAGTTGCTAATggatattcagtacacaaacacATATGAGATAGTTTACATTTTCTGAATAATCTAAGTAACCTCCTACTTCTTGACTTCTTCATTAATTGTTTTTGAGTTTTGCTATGAATATGACATGGAATTAGTGTACTTCAATTGGCTCCTACCTTCTGTAGTTGAATCAAGGAAGCAAAGTACAAGCACTATTCGTCTAGCCAATAAGTCTGACAAGGATGTTGCTTTTAAGGTAAATGGTGTTTTTTCTTCAACCAAGGATTAATATTAGAACTTAGAATTTGATGTATTCAGTTATAGCATCTTTATTGAATTTTGGACAGGTCAAGACTACAAATCCGAAGAAATATTCTGTCCGACCAAATGCGGGGGTCCTTAGTCCTAAGTCATCTTGTGATTTTACGAGTAATTTCTCTGCAACTTCTGCTTAGTATCTTTTTCTTGTAATCGATACAAAATGCTAACTGGCTTTTTCACATAGAAATATTGAAGTTATTGTGCGAGTACCATGACACTATATCAATTACAGTTTTAAGTATAGAAGTACCTTTAAAATGATATGAAACATTAGCTGAGATATTTTCAACAGGAAATATACCATGCAATTAATTTAGTTCAGAAAATGAGGATGCTGCTATGATCATGAGTTCAATAAGACTGGCATTTAAACAACATAGAAAGATGAAATTTATGAGAGGTGATTCTGATTCAAGTATATTGTGTTTGCTGTGTCTACTAGTATTCTTTGATGTCTAAAATGCTCCCACTACTTCTGTGACTGTTCTCTTTATTTGCATAATAGTATAATACATAGAAACACAGGATATGGTAAGGGTAAACTGTGCATATGATACATATTGCATACTGTTGGACCCTGCAGATGAGAAGACTAACTTGACATTAGTTTGTATACATCCACATGCTGCTTCAATCCTCAATTacgtaatattattattgttgttgttataattgtaatgatgatgatgatggcgataatatcataaattatcATCATAGTCTCTTAAAGTAAATTAGTAAAAGCATCCTAATGGTTGCTTGATCAGATATCCAGTGATCATGTGCTGGCATTTCACATTTGCTCTTAAAATGCTGTGAAGTGGTTTACATGTTTagataagtaatttaaataagCTTAAGGCAGAAAGATAAAAGTTAATAGTGTTTATGCTAAAAGTTAGTCCTTTTCTCATAGGACTCGCTTGATTAGCCTTTCTAcagtaatatttaaaaaaataaaataaattacccATTGTTTGTATAATTCTTCACTTTCTTGTGATTATTATAATTGAGCTGTAGTGTTTCTGAAAGTTGCATGTAGAGGTAATTAGTCAAATGACTTGTGAGCTTGAAATTGTTGATAAAGGAAGATGGAATTGTAGTTACCTATAATGTCATTTCTAAACTGTTTACTGTTAACTATGTTCTGATTCTTCATTCTCTTCTATCTCTGCTGAGTTCCTGGTCTTGgcaattacaaatttttttttgttgggttgTTAACtcaattcttatttttagtCTAGCCATCAAAAAAGGAGACTTAATAATTACCAAAACTTCAATACCTCTATTCCTTTCTATAACATTTTGATCTGGTTATCAAATTTAAACTAGAGTTTAGTATAattgctttttgtttttatttttttttcttttgatgaGTAGTCTTGAGCTTAATATTTCTTCTTCCAGTACTGAGGAAAATGATCTAGCACCAGTTCAGAAATATGTGGAGTGCTATGGTGAGGAAAGAAACTTTAGTAGAAAAACTTAGAATGTTCTGTTTATGTGTAGGTTTATACAAGTTTGAAGATTAACTCAGTGTTAAGTGTGTTAATAGTTAACACTTGTCCTGGAAAGAAGTTCATTTATGATTACCAAACTAAATTGAATGCAAATTGTTCATTAATGTTAAGAGTATTAATGATTATGACTTATCCTAAAAAGAATGTATTGCTTAAAAGTTTATGATCTGCCCAAGAGATATACTCTGTAAAGGggaaaaaatgttaatatttgCCAACTCTTATGCTTAACACACTGCTCCAATGCCCTCACTGAGGTTATAGTACCATCTCTGTTTACCCTATATATAGTCAGATGTCAATTCACAATCATTCAGAAAGTAATGAGTAATTTATGTTTGTACTTTAGTCTTTCATTAATGGATTTCACAAATATGTATATGCATATGAAGTAACTATGCAAGCACAACGGGAGCCACCTCCTGATATGATATGCAAGGACAAGTTCTTAGTTCAAGGCGCAACTGTCCCTGAGGGGACTACAGAAGAGGATATTACCTCAGAGATGGTAAgtggccattattattattattattattgatgatgttGTTGTTATATTGTATTTGTCAATGTCCTGATGCTTTATATGTtgatgtatttttatttttcaattcttgCATCTTTAGTTTGCTAAAGATGATGGCAAATATGTGCAAGAGAACAAACTGAGGGTGATCCTTGTCAATCCATCCGACTCACCAGTACTGTCACCAATGAATGGAGTGCACAGTCATCAAGCAAGAAATGTGTTTGCTGATGATGTCTTTGGCAGTGCAAAATTCAGTGCACTTTCAGAAGTAAGTAATTCTTCTAGGTCCAGAAAATACTGATATCAAAtgtttgtgtcaatattttatatttgtttctttAGAGGGCAATTATGAATCCTTCTTTAGTTATGCTGCTCGAAGCCTCTCAGTATTCTTCTAGACCATTGCTTTCCTTTCTGTTACTTCCAGCTGGCTAAGAATATGGGGTTAAAACAGGAAAATGGCAAGGAGTTGGTGGATACAAAGCTTTTAGAGAGTAAATCCAGGAAGGATATCGAAGAGCTGGAATCTTTCAAGGAGGTGATGAAGTCAAAACTTAATGAACTTGAACTACAATTAAGTGCGGTGAGAACTCTTCTATCAGCTGCATTTTTTGTGCTTCTTTTCTCCCCAATTTAACAGGTTCTTATAGATTCCTGCTAaagatatttaaaatatataaaggtGGATGCTTTTGACATTGATTTAAAGCTTCTTAActtcttattcttttcttttaaaaaaaaaaaattcccttagcactttttttttttcttaaaatacaCTTTCTAAACAATGCTGTTGGTAGTATTATGGATGTCCCATATTTTATTTCCCAGCTTGAATGTTTGCAAggtcattaattaattactggTGGACTCTTTTTGCCAGATAATATAGTTCAAGACCTTGTTTTCCTCACTTTTGGTCAAGAACATTGGCTAATGGCGATTTAGTTTTATAACTATAAGATTTGAGTTTTCTATGCCAGTGCGGATGTCAGTGGGATTGTTTCAGTGGAATTTTGTTATCTTTAAAGGCTTGGATTGTATTTAGAAAACTTTGAACCTTCTGTCACTTGTGGTATATCAGTCACAGTGATGTCAATGGGTTGGGGATCCCTGACCTACATGTAAACCTATCAGCCACACCCACCTTACCCCTTTGCAAACCTGCTACCTTCCCGCCACCCACCTCAATGGGcatcatttttccttttactctaatgaataaatatattaatcaaattaaataagtcAATGCATATCAAAGTTATCTTCAACATTTAAAAACTcaattgaatctccataaaatatgaaataaactTCACTACTGCACTATCTTACTCTTTACTTTCATCcctaattttcctttttaaatctTGAGTGTGCTCAAATCTCCAGCTTTGTCAGTAAAGACGTAAAGTAATAACATTTCAAATCTTCACActtaagtataaatataaatattaaattaattatataatttaactgATAAGTGATAAATGGaagtataaatattaaaagaaatatacGATGGGTTGAGTGAAGagtgaaaatatatcaattttagaGTACTAAAGGTCATCTGCACATCCAATTTAATTGTATGTTTGTATGGCAGATTCACTTTTTTAGTATGGAATTCATAGCTTCATACTACAAGGCCTTATTTGGCTTAGAACTCCTGCCTAATTTAACAATGATGTGGAAATAATTCATCATGTTACTGttgtatgattttttaaaatttataaatgcaTATTTCCGTGTAGGCTGAAGCAACCATTGCTAGGCTGACAGAGGAGAGAAAAGAGATTGCTCGGGAGAGAGAGAGTTTACAACGAGAATTGGTAATTCTATAAATCCATATCTCTGCCATAGTTGATTTTAGTTCATGGCATCAATCTAGTTGGGAATTATTACATTATTGAGAATGAACTGTGAAATGATCTTTGGGTCACCAAAGCCgtatcaaatattttttctttgtttcataTGCCACTTGCAGTCATGTTTTTCTATATCCTGCCTGAATACGTGATATGCTATTAGGGACcctgaaattttgttttaatggtCATAACTGGAGTGAGTCTCacatttacttttaatatagaaTCCTAACATCATGTTGCAATTTTATATACGCATTAAAGTATTAAACTATTCATCACTTCCACTCACCTGCCTGAGAAGAATTTAGTATTGGTAAGAAACATTTTACATTTTGTTTCTCTCCCATTTCAATTCCTTACTCCAGTGGGACACAAAAACAACTTTCCTAATTGATTGTAGTTTGGCATTGTATTCTTGCCTCCCATTTTATGTAGAGTAATTAGCTAAAGTTGTCACATGGGCATGCTTGGTAGATACTTTGCTTGAAATGAACAATCACCGACTCACTGCAAGTGTTCTTGTAACCCATTCGGGCCATCTAACTTTTCATTCATCCCTAACCACTTGGTGGTGTTTTTGGCAGGCCATAATGACAAGTAAGAAGGTTGTCAAAAAAGTGCACGTTGGATTTCCTTTGATGTATGTGGTGATGGTTGCAGTCTTTAGTTTGACAATTGGATGCCTTTTACGTCGTTTATAGAAGCAGCTAATGCAATGCCTATATTAGAGCGAACTTTTCATCACTATGTAGCTAGGTATCTTCCAGTTCAGTTCCACATAAAGTCCTGTCTACATGAGGTGACATTATATCTTTTTCCTGTATTTCCAAGTGAGTGACTCTTTATAACATTTACCGTTGTAAATACACTTTTGTCTATAATAAGCATTGTATAGCAAATGTCCCCTTCAGTTGGGTAATATTGAGGCTTTACAGATACAATGGCATGGCATGGCATGGCATGGCTTTTACCTGTGTTTTGATTGCGTGGTGGATGGATTGGAAGCCGAGTCACTCGTTGGTTTTGGTGGCAAAATGGAAATTGGAGCAAAATAGAGAATAGTGATGATAAATTTGTCTGATGATGTCAGCGTGGGTTTTGAAGAGAATATTTAGGGGTTGATGATGATTGATTGTATGAACTACTCCGTAGAACATTAGGTTATTTTGGTAATGAAAATTCTTCATTTACacaataatatgatttttaatgttgtgatttatattcaaattaaaaagtaaaaacaacggAATTCAGTTTAATAATTACTTACATAACTTGGATTCTTGGATAAATACGGTAGTGATGAGTGTGTGAGGGgcagttgttatatcgtggaccatgatctaaAAACGGCATCATTTCTTAAAGTAAAGAAACAGCTGTCGTCACATATTAACGGAGCTCTGAAAAATTATTGCCATAATTGGATGCcttaaattgacatataacaaaGGAAAAATATCCTTAGaaatatcgtaactcatatttctatGAGTTACGATGTTACATCCATTGATATTTAcgatttttttaatgtgttcgAAATATGAGTTACAATATGTGTAAAgatttttctttgttatatGAGTTATAATATGTGTAAAgatttttctttgttatatgtcaattaaaaaaataggacCAAATGTAGCAATGCCataatagtcgatgactaaaagtaaaagttgttcaaagtcagTGATgcaatatgacaaaattaaaagaatataactaaatgtggcaatgccacaatagtggaggactaaaagtggaatttacttttttgaataatatactctaacatattcgtagtatatgtttaacaattatgccaactttgatggGATGATATTCGAACCCTAAGACCTTacttaaagaaattaatgggtaagttaaaagttaacgaaatattaacggtatttaacggataatcatataattaaggataaattagaaaatctcaAAGGAAAAattttgaccgtcatttttaatgcattatagacctaactttctttgcctcttattattactactagcactttcgcccgtgcgttgcacggaatggatttgctataatattttaagaatatttagatcgatatacaattatataaattataacatcaaatattatatagcgcaattgataaaatttgttggaccgattatgttttctgatgttttccttacttgaattagagcaaataattgtccaattacccgtgcgatgcacatataaatttttttattatatatttagataataaaaataaagataaaattataaaaaaaattatattgaacatgtacatttacttgattataagattagtgcaaaagtattactcaattaggaaaataggaaataatcgcatcctaaatattgtatgactGTTTTGGaggggaagcttaaagtgaggatttagttataggaaataatcgcatcctaaatattgtatgactGTTACAAccttattatgatagaattgtagtatgataggaattgtaacgTAGAATTGTGAtgcaataggaattgtaatgtagaattgtacagtgaataggaaaataggaaataattgcatcctaaatattgtatgactgttttgggcgggaagcttagAGTGgggatttagtttttatatatagtagtcttattGCGAtataattgtagtatgatagaaattgtaatgtagaattatacaacgaataggaaaataggaaataatctcattctaaatattgtaggactgttttgggcgggatccttaaagtgaggattttgtttttatatatagtatagaaatATAGATaattatagattattattatagtagATAGTAAATAGAAGTAGATAGTagatatatagttatatttaattatttattatatttaaaattcttactttgaacaattattaatcataattaTCTAAATTATCAAAACTAtacattttaataatataatataaattctacaaccataaattttatattttttaaaataattatatacaattattttatattttaaaaaaatacaattattttaatataactatgattttaatattgaatatttcaTTTTACGCATAAAAAAGACTGATTATGAAATATAAAAGatgaaatacaaatatttaaaagtaatgCAACGACATCTAAGACAAGGGAGATAATCACGTAAATTTCACTTAGTTGACAGTGATATTACATCACTAAAAATTACTGTATTAGATAActtgaatttttatatataaaaaaaaagttatataaaaGATTAGCATACTATATTACTCGAGTGAGTGGGGTATTGGCGTAACGTAACGTTGTTGCGTGCGTGCGTGCACAAGTCTTACACGGATCGTCATTGCATAGGATGTAGGAATTGTTGTAATTCCATTTCCAATATCAATCCAGGGAGCCATTGCTGCTGCATTTTGAGAATTGAATCTCCAATCAACGACCACGTTTTGATCAGGTGATCTTTAACTTTTTAGTATGTACTTTTTTGTTTATGCAATCGTAAAATCTTCGAATTTGTCGTTTTTCATTTCGTTCGTCTTTTCAAGGATTTCGTTTGAGTTATCATACAGCGATTGATTCGAAAGTCGAGGCATTGGTTGTGTGAATGTGTGTTGATTATTGGAAAACCAAATCACAGAAGAAGAGCTTCAATCTGAGCATCTCATAGCAATGGATCGGATGAGGCATAGGTATGCGCCGCTGAAGAGCAATCAAAACACCTCGAATTATGAGGCGCCATCTTCTCCGGGGACTTCatctccttttcttcatcacacacgttcaggctcagcttcaaatGCAAGAAAACCGCAGAACACGAAAGCCGCTGCTCAGAGGCTTGCGCAGGTTATGTCGAATCAAAcggctgatgatgatgatgaggaggaggatgatcTTTTGTTTGACTCTGCTTCTGCCAATCTTTCGGCTGGCATTGGACTTGCAGGAGGAAGATCAACTAGAAATCGCTCTCCAATGGTAATAACCCTCTGATTGCTAATGCTCTTTGCTTATTTGTATCTTTTACTCATAGACATGCATAAGCACATGCACACATTCATTTAACAGAATCATATGTAGTTCAGATATACTAATTGCTTTGGTACACTTAAAGACATCATTTAAGTATTAGAATGGCATGTAAAGGTTTCTGTTGTTTCTCTTAGACAGTTCGTGCATCCATGGAACAATCTGCATCTGCCGTACGTTCAGCACCGAGGCGACCCTCTCCAACTAGTTCTTCATTAGAACAACCTTCATCTGCTCGCTCAACTTCTGCTACACGGGCATCTCAGCAGAGTTCAGTAGACCAACCTCGTTCATCTTCTGCTACTCGAGCATCCCAGCTGAGCTCAGTAGACCAACCTCGTTCATCTTCTGCTACTCGAGCATCCCAGCTGAGTTCAGTAGACCAACCTCGTTCATCTTCTGCTACTCGATCATCCCAGTTGAGTTCAGTAGAGCATCATTCACCTGCTCGTTCAACTTCAACAATTCGGTCATCCCAGTTGAGTTCTTCAGTAGAGCAACCTTCACCTGCTCGTTCAACTTCAACAATTCGGTCATCTCAGTTGAGTTCTTCAGTAGAGCAACCTCCATCAGTTTATTCTTCTCAGGCTGCCCGCTCATTACAATCCACAAACTCTGTAGAACCGGTGCAGCCTCTATCTGCTCGGTCATCTCATCTTAACACAGTTGAACAACCTCGTTCTACATCAACTAGCCGTCCTAATTTAGGAGTCAAGGCAGTTCCTTTAGTACCTTCATCTGTATCTATATCACTCAGGACAGGTGTTTCACAAACTCCTGAGCTTCAATCTGACAGCCGGAAGGATAAAAGGTAACATGTACCGTAATTGTGCATGTCCATTTGGTTCATGTCTTTTCCATAATTTGATCTGAAGCATTAATGCTGATGAACTTTCAAGGTTCCATACCTTAAAGTGATCTTGAACCTATTTTAGCCAATGGTTTGGATGGATAGCCTAAAAGGTGAAGTTGTTCAATTATgagtagattttttttatttttttttattttttcattttatattaaacGTTACTTTCAAGTAGACATTTTTTAAGCATTATCCAAATATTCTAGATTTCAGGGAAAAGAAtttcataaaaaatagaatttttttattggaGAACATGTTTGATAAAATCAAACCGACAATACTGTATTCATATGTAGGTTCATTTTACCATAACTTGTCTACGAATCATATATGAACTCTGCTATTTATTCTATAAATGATTATAAagaaaagaattttatttattactctgTATCTTTATTTCATTAGTATTGAGTTTATATCCAATCCTATTATCCCTTATGTTGAAGTACTCTTACAAGCTAATACGACATTCTAATATTTGGGTTTCTGGATGCTCATGTGTGTCAAGCTCACAATTGCAAAGTTTTGGTATTGATGctttatttaattgattaattatcagGTTATCACTAGACTTGGGAACTTTTAAGCATAAAGAACCTGTTGCTCGAACAGCTTCTTCTGCTCTACAAGATGAGGTATGACCATTATAGTCAATTTCCATTGGTTT
This region of Ipomoea triloba cultivar NCNSP0323 chromosome 15, ASM357664v1 genomic DNA includes:
- the LOC116005985 gene encoding coiled-coil domain-containing protein SCD2 isoform X3, whose translation is MDRMRHRYAPLKSNQNTSNYEAPSSPGTSSPFLHHTRSGSASNARKPQNTKAAAQRLAQVMSNQTADDDDEEEDDLLFDSASANLSAGIGLAGGRSTRNRSPMTVRASMEQSASAVRSAPRRPSPTSSSLEQPSSARSTSATRASQQSSVDQPRSSSATRASQLSSVDQPRSSSATRASQLSSVDQPRSSSATRSSQLSSVEHHSPARSTSTIRSSQLSSSVEQPSPARSTSTIRSSQLSSSVEQPPSVYSSQAARSLQSTNSVEPVQPLSARSSHLNTVEQPRSTSTSRPNLGVKAVPLVPSSVSISLRTGVSQTPELQSDSRKDKRLSLDLGTFKHKEPVARTASSALQDELDLLHEENESLLEKLRLAEERFEEAEARSRQLEKQVANLGEGVSLDARLLSRKEAALQQREAALKVATQSFGGGGKCEEVDALRAEAEFSHFRKRLFSRGAGLLDTGAYVSIMMQHIAGIQSDIAAAKYEYWSSFAPLPLEIVLEAGQNAKDEKSLVYDDTDEREKLRLDVELSSEGCVESMLLVDRGLRELASLKIEEAITLSMAQKRRPSALKSSATDDLKLPNEAQEFAETFQLSEEESEDVHFKQAWLLYFWRRAKNHGLEEDITEERLNFWINQGDQPLDSQDSVNVERGLLELRKLGIEVQLWQASRKVIDPETTSKMLKDNDF
- the LOC116005575 gene encoding vesicle-associated protein 2-2-like, which encodes MSFDLLDIIPRDVKFIFESRKQSTSTIRLANKSDKDVAFKVKTTNPKKYSVRPNAGVLSPKSSCDFTITMQAQREPPPDMICKDKFLVQGATVPEGTTEEDITSEMFAKDDGKYVQENKLRVILVNPSDSPVLSPMNGVHSHQARNVFADDVFGSAKFSALSEENGKELVDTKLLESKSRKDIEELESFKEVMKSKLNELELQLSAAEATIARLTEERKEIARERESLQRELAIMTSKKVVKKVHVGFPLMYVVMVAVFSLTIGCLLRRL